The Hyalangium gracile genomic sequence CCGCGAAGAGCGGCGACAAGTCCGCCGACGCGAAGATCACGATCAAGAAGAAGTAGTCACGCCTGGAGCGCGGAGGAAGGGCTCGGAATCCGGGGGGACACTCCCAGGGCTCCGGGCCCTTCGCCGTTCTGCGTGATCCCCACCGTACAACCGCCCTCCAGGGTGAAGGGACATCCGCCCCTCCTCCTATATGCTGGCCCCCATCCCTTCCCCAGGAGACAGCGGATGGACATGAAGAAGCTGTTCCACGTCCTCGTCGTGGGTGGCGCCGTCATCGGCACGGGCAGCGGGTGCGCCAAGCAGAAGACGGCCGCGGACGGTACCGAGACTCCGTCCGCCCAGACGCCCCCCAGCAACACCGCCACGAACGAGAAGCCCGACACGAGCCCCACCGGCACGCCCCAGGGCCAGCCCCCTCCTGCCCCGGAGAAGGGGGGCGGAGCCGCCGGTTGGTAGGCACGGAACTCCCAGCGCCGCTCCGCCAGCGCATCGCCTCCGCGTGGCGCTTCAGACACCACGTGGAGTGCGAGGCGCGCGCGCGCTTCACCCGGCTCGCGCTCTGGCTGGAGCAGGCCGGCGCTCCGGATGCGCTGGTGGAGCTGGCCCATCGCTCGGCCGAGGACGAGCGCCGCCACGCCGAGCACTGCGCCGCGCTGGCGCGAGACTACGGCGCCCCCGTGTCCGAGGACGCATCGGTGGAGCTGGCCGAGATCGCCCCCCGCTCCCTCACCTTCTCCCAACGGACCTTGTATGAGCTCGTCGCCGCCTGCTGTGTCGCGGAGACCGTGAGCGTGGGAGTGCTGATGCGGCTGCGCCCCGCCGCGGGCAGCGAGCGGATGCGCGCCGTCCTCCACGAGCTGCTCCAGGATGAGGTGGTCCACAGCCGGCTCGGCTGGGCATACCTGGCCCACGTGGCCCCCTCCGAGAGCGTCACCTTCCTGGGCCGCTTCCTCCCGGACATGCTCGAGGCCACCGCCGCCGAGGCCTCCCTGCCCAC encodes the following:
- a CDS encoding ferritin-like domain-containing protein, with the translated sequence MVGTELPAPLRQRIASAWRFRHHVECEARARFTRLALWLEQAGAPDALVELAHRSAEDERRHAEHCAALARDYGAPVSEDASVELAEIAPRSLTFSQRTLYELVAACCVAETVSVGVLMRLRPAAGSERMRAVLHELLQDEVVHSRLGWAYLAHVAPSESVTFLGRFLPDMLEATAAEASLPTSLSPQDDAPALLPHGVLPHAERRSLFASAMRDVVMPGLEQHGVPTGPAREWLERHGLG